Proteins found in one Anopheles aquasalis chromosome 3, idAnoAquaMG_Q_19, whole genome shotgun sequence genomic segment:
- the LOC126574887 gene encoding uncharacterized protein LOC126574887 has translation MAAVRRLYKKNPGSGTEGYLNQLRLSTLYFSRLAATGKRFEIGVEVATAGKFDDIVMHLVDEGEYCLVQAKHKQDETKRIILDDLLKNTTEYSLPKYFDSFLSLKQEECYRHGHLKYIVIYTNLKVDEHLMKVIEPVPNGNDTFLATLNVRCSGKQPTLYRFNAASSEFVEQLIDRISPICEVARKLAEQLVQRKKISINPNGVFHEFHALLVRDVFDLERQLFRTDFLTGVPDLLSPCVHKFRFLLERTLRSMMKMDEFSIVDLNQLILTGRLKLMFEPGFLCKQLNQAKAIREWAEYRVKRSEVIEFFQHLILAADQPNFIELEAITKVEVFGLKEYVDECMRVVFDEVDRWIRDSEGVFLNADDWRRICEESRARITGKKWLLKSEEFGKTNPAAGYVFDHNSLVVPLQQFFQSPTHDTMLLVAAYKAEVSAARAVQAFETLRTQFVLFDAFGFRDIGDLESCIPFVRHLSGNRVIVIVLGEKCCQSVTKNVRYKFRGITKAKTIYIINADGESWLEDIKLIWHDRFELTDMAPHSRRMLMENKITLQSRSVRLIDVLSEETAISLLDMEFISLLLTNQLDPVSYSFKYQRQLKGKYFARTLRSGQILMQEPEFDQLVQTNRVVLLSDAPGMGKTSFLQCFIERLSSALPDHVICLMHLKFYTETLEQITRLNAATLSVEDAIRHATNCFFATSTRFGQVLYRNAVLNTGKLIVLVDGYDSVIWRYKVSVVQACRLFLQHPFRLRTLLISTRPHEMRYLTDAFPQAKVVSFQPFNQQQCAEFLTQWWAFDDQSEAYRLLHYLTKSYGDWVAGSPFQLELLAEIYQQQREAFSCFGGLLELYLARQITKSHQRAIQLIGIGQQRMAAETLKRAAHDSHCALATLLTFYPAKPVNMAKFAYLLDIGMIVLQDDKVRFEHRIFQDYFAAEALMIGKLVHFEDDRLWTLLMDPRNRFLYLFLCHHLSKPKNAQYRYRFRRFCKGTKAASPSDPVAVNQIDDK, from the exons ATGGCAGCAGTTCGG agattgtacaaaaaaaatcccggaTCTGGTACGGAAGGCTACCTGAACCAGTTGCGGCTCTCGACGCTGTACTTCTCCCGTCTGGCAGCGACCGGCAAGCGATTCGAGATCGGCGTGGAAGTGGCAACAGCCGGTAAATTCGATGACATTGTGATGCATCTGGTGGACGAGGGGGAGTACTGCTTGGTGCAGGCGAAACACAAACAGGATGAAACGAAGCGCATCATACTGGACGATCTGCTCAAGAACACGACCGAGTACAGCCTGCCGAAGtatttcgattcgtttctGAGCCTGAAACAGGAAGAGTGCTACCGGCACGGTCATCTGAAGTATATTGTCATCTACACTAACCTGAAGGTCGACGAGCATTTGATGAAAGTCATCGAACCGGTACCAAATGGTAATGACACGTTTCTAGCTACCCTGAACGTGCGCTGTAGTGGCAAACAACCGACACTCTATCGCTTCAATGCGGCCAGCAGTGAGTTTGTGGAGCAGCTGATCGACCGGATATCGCCGATCTGCGAGGTCGCCCGAAAGTTGGCCGAACAGTTGGTGCAACGGAAAAAGATCTCCATCAACCCGAACGGAGTGTTCCACGAGTTCCATGCGCTGCTCGTGCGTGATGTGTTCGATCTGGAGCGGCAACTATTTCGAACGGACTTTCTAACCGGTGTCCCCGACCTGCTGTCCCCGTGTGTGCACAAGTTTCGCTTTCTGCTCGAGCGTACGTTGCGTTCGATGATGAAAATGGACGAgttctcgatcgtcgatctgAATCAGCTCATTCTCACCGGACGGCTCAAGCTGATGTTCGAGCCCGGTTTCCTCTGTAAGCAGCTGAATCAGGCAAAGGCGATCCGGGAGTGGGCCGAGTATCGTGTCAAGCGGTCGGAGGTGATCGAGTTCTTTCAGCATCTCATCCTGGCCGCTGATCAGCCAAACTTTATCGAGCTCGAAGCCATCACCAAGGTGGAAGTGTTTGGGCTGAAGGAGTACGTAGACGAGTGTATGCGCGTGGTGTTCGATGAGGTTGACCGGTGGATAAGGGACAGTGAAGGTGTGTTCCTGAATGCCGACGATTGGCGACGGATCTGTGAGGAATCCCGGGCACGTATTACCGGCAAGAAGTGGTTACTGAAGTCGGAGGAATTCGGAAAGACAAATCCCGCGGCCGGCTACGTGTTCGATCACAactcgctggtggtgccattGCAGCAGTTCTTTCAGTCACCCACCCATGAcaccatgctgctggtggccgcgtACAAAGCGGAAGTGAGCGCCGCGCGTGCAGTGCAAGCGTTTGAGACACTACGGACCCAGTTCGTGCTGTTCGATGCGTTCGGTTTCCGCGATATTGGGGATCTCGAGAGTTGCATACCGTTTGTGAGGCACCTTTCCGGCAACCGTGTCATTGTGATCGTGCTCGGTGAAAAGTGTTGCCAATCGGTGACGAAGAATGTGCGTTATAAATTCCGCGGCATCACGAAAGCGAAGACGATCTACATCATCAACGCGGATGGTGAGAGCTGGCTGGAGGACATCAAGCTGATCTGGCACGATCGGTTCGAGCTGACCGACATGGCACCGCACTCACGGCGCATGCTAATGGAGAACAAAATCACGCTCCAGTCACGCAGTGTACGGCTGATCGATGTGCTGTCGGAGGAAACAGCGATCAGCTTGCTCGACATGGAGTTTATCTCTTTGCTGTTGACGAATCAGCTCGATCCGGTCTCGTACAGCTTCAAGTATCAGCGGCAGCTAAAGGGAAAGTACTTCGCGAGAACCTTACGCTCCGGCCAGATCCTTATGCAGGAGCCCGAGTTCGACCAGCTGGTGCAGACGAaccgggtggtgctgctttccGATGCACCCGGCATGGGCAAAACGTCGTTTCTGCAGTGCTTCATCGAAAGGCTGTCCAGTGCACTGCCCGATCACGTGATCTGTTTGATGCATCTCAAGTTTTACACGGAAACGCTCGAACAGATCACGCGACTGAACGCGGCCACACTCAGCGTGGAAGACGCGATCCGCCATGCAACGAACTGCTTCTTTGCCACGAGCACCCGATTCGGTCAGGTGTTGTACCGGAACGCGGTGCTCAACACGGGGAAACTGATAGTGCTGGTCGATGGGTATGACAGTGTCATTTGGCGCTACAAAGTGTCGGTCGTGCAGGCGTGCCGGTTGTTTCTGCAACACCCGTTTCGTCTCCGGACGCTTCTCATCTCGACCCGGCCCCACGAGATGCGGTACCTGACGGATGCTTTCCCTCAGGCGAAGGTGGTTTCCTTTCAACCGTTTAACCAACAACAGTGCGCCGAGTTTCTCACCCAGTGGTGGGCTTTCGATGACCAAAGCGAAGCGTATCGTTTACTACACTATCTAACAAAGTCATACGGTGACTGGGTTGCTGGCAGCCCGTTCCAGTTGGAACTGCTTGCGGAAATttatcagcagcaacgtgAAGCATTCAGTTGCTTCGGCGGTCTGCTGGAGCTGTATCTGGCGAGGCAAATCACGAAATCTCACCAGCGAGCAATCCAGCTAATCGGCATAGGACAACAGCGGATGGCGGCGGAGACGCTGAAGCGTGCGGCCCACGACAGTCACTGTGCGCTGGCCACACTGCTCACGTTCTACCCCGCCAAACCGGTCAACATGGCCAAGTTTGCCTACCTGCTCGATATCGGTATGATCGTACTGCAGGACGATAAGGTACGGTTCGAGCATCGCATTTTCCAGGACTACTTTGCCGCCGAAGCACTGATGATCGGGAAGCTGGTCCACTTCGAAGACGACCGCCTGTGGACGCTGCTGATGGATCCGAGAAATCGCTTTTTGTACCTCTTCCTGTGCCACCATCTAAGCAAGCCAAAAAATGCACAATACCGATACCGATTCCGACGCTTCTGCAAGGGCACGAAAGCCGCCTCACCGTCAGATCCAGTGGCCGTTAATCAAATCGACGACAAATGA